The following coding sequences lie in one Streptomyces albofaciens JCM 4342 genomic window:
- a CDS encoding DUF475 domain-containing protein — protein MLLRTFGWSFAITAAGLALAGVLWGWQGLAIVGILSILEISLSFDNAVINAGILRKMNAFWQKIFLTVGILIAVFGMRLVFPVVIVAITAKMGPIEAVNLAINDKPQYEHLVTAAHPAIAAFGGMFLLMIFLDFIFEEREHKWLGWLERPLAKMGKLDMLSVIIALVVLLVSAMTVATDVAHGGGDKSATVLLSGVAGLLTYLVVGGISGYFEDKLEEAEDDEDDDAPAAKAPVPSGAAGSNGAASKSSVSGVGLAGKAAFFMFLYLEVIDASFSFDGVIGAFAVTNDIFEMALGLGIGAMYIRSLTVFLVRKGTLDDYVYLEHGAHYAIGALAVILLASIKYEIPEVVTGLVGVGLIVLSFWSSVRKNRLEGKTGQDSRAEPEVTSGV, from the coding sequence GTGCTCCTGAGAACCTTTGGCTGGTCGTTCGCCATCACGGCGGCGGGCCTGGCCTTGGCCGGCGTCCTCTGGGGGTGGCAGGGGCTAGCGATCGTCGGCATCCTGTCGATCCTGGAGATCTCGCTCTCGTTCGACAACGCGGTCATCAACGCCGGCATTCTGCGCAAGATGAACGCCTTCTGGCAGAAGATCTTCCTGACCGTCGGCATTCTGATCGCCGTCTTCGGCATGCGCCTGGTCTTCCCGGTGGTCATCGTCGCGATCACCGCGAAGATGGGGCCGATCGAGGCCGTCAACCTGGCGATCAACGACAAGCCGCAGTACGAGCACCTGGTCACGGCGGCCCACCCGGCCATCGCGGCCTTCGGCGGCATGTTCCTGCTGATGATCTTCCTCGACTTCATCTTCGAGGAGCGCGAGCACAAGTGGCTGGGCTGGCTGGAGCGGCCGCTCGCCAAAATGGGCAAGCTGGACATGCTGTCCGTCATCATCGCGCTGGTCGTCCTGCTGGTCTCGGCCATGACGGTGGCCACCGACGTCGCGCACGGCGGCGGTGACAAGAGCGCGACGGTACTGCTCTCCGGCGTCGCCGGCCTGCTCACGTATCTGGTCGTGGGCGGCATCTCCGGCTACTTCGAGGACAAGCTGGAGGAGGCCGAGGACGACGAGGACGACGACGCCCCGGCGGCGAAGGCGCCCGTGCCGTCCGGCGCCGCCGGCTCGAACGGCGCGGCCTCGAAGAGCTCGGTCTCGGGCGTGGGGCTGGCCGGCAAGGCCGCGTTCTTCATGTTCCTCTACCTGGAGGTCATCGACGCGTCGTTCTCCTTCGACGGCGTCATCGGCGCCTTCGCCGTCACCAACGACATCTTCGAGATGGCGCTGGGTCTCGGCATCGGCGCGATGTACATCCGTTCTCTGACGGTCTTCCTGGTCCGCAAGGGAACCCTGGACGACTACGTCTACCTGGAGCACGGCGCGCACTACGCCATCGGCGCGCTGGCGGTCATCCTGCTCGCCTCGATCAAGTACGAGATCCCCGAGGTCGTCACCGGCCTGGTCGGAGTCGGCCTGATCGTGCTGTCGTTCTGGTCGTCCGTGCGCAAGAACCGGCTGGAAGGCAAGACCGGGCAGGACTCCCGGGCAGAGCCGGAAGTCACCTCCGGAGTGTGA
- a CDS encoding TerD family protein, which produces MGWGKVSFFDSWRRGGAPKFEAGGASYVVELTKRNPMVSLTKQGAASGHLRVNLSWQMRTTDIGMRGSQRGGSLLRNPGKMFKPEVVQAQGPAVVKIDLDLACLYELKDGTKGVVQPLGNFLGDINAAPYVKLSGDDRFGSPSGETLYINLDHRDEIKRLLIFVYIYDGTPAFDRTHAVVTLYPSNGPRVEISLDERAPQARSCAIFMLENNKGDLTVRREVKYVYGFQSELDRLYGWGLQWGRGYKSKV; this is translated from the coding sequence ATGGGGTGGGGCAAGGTGTCGTTCTTCGACAGTTGGCGGCGGGGCGGGGCGCCGAAGTTCGAAGCCGGTGGCGCGTCGTACGTGGTCGAGTTGACCAAGCGCAACCCGATGGTCTCGTTGACGAAGCAGGGCGCGGCCTCCGGGCACCTGCGGGTCAATCTGTCGTGGCAGATGCGCACGACCGACATCGGCATGCGCGGCTCGCAGCGCGGCGGCAGCCTGCTGCGCAACCCCGGCAAGATGTTCAAGCCGGAGGTGGTGCAGGCGCAGGGGCCGGCGGTGGTCAAGATCGACCTGGACCTGGCCTGCCTGTACGAGCTCAAGGACGGCACCAAGGGCGTGGTGCAGCCGCTGGGGAACTTCCTCGGTGACATCAACGCCGCGCCGTATGTGAAGCTCAGCGGCGACGACCGGTTCGGCTCGCCCTCCGGCGAAACGCTCTACATCAACCTCGACCACCGCGACGAGATCAAGCGCCTGCTGATCTTCGTCTACATCTACGACGGCACCCCGGCGTTCGACCGCACCCACGCCGTCGTGACGCTCTACCCGAGCAACGGCCCCCGGGTGGAGATCAGCCTCGACGAACGGGCCCCCCAGGCCCGCTCCTGCGCCATCTTCATGCTGGAGAACAACAAGGGCGACTTGACCGTCCGCCGCGAGGTCAAATACGTCTACGGCTTCCAGTCCGAACTGGACCGCCTGTACGGCTGGGGCCTCCAGTGGGGGCGGGGGTACAAGTCGAAGGTCTGA
- a CDS encoding TerD family protein: MTHAMLKGSNVPLDATAVRAVVRWTPGAGVPDVDASALLLAADGRVRSDADFVFYNQPRHPSGLVRHLPKTRLTDGLADTIEADLSALEASVDRVMLTASADGGTFAHVRDLRVLLYDASSGEDEPIAVFDVVPETGKETALICGELYRRGDQWKFRALGQGYEQGLNGLATEFGISVEEDDAAAAADPGTAASTPPAPAPAPATTAASGPPAPVPAPTPATTAGDAPTTGDTAPAGSAAAASAREADAPSAVSNPEAATQHLPDPDPSQTASPPVPAPAPTAAPAAQAEPDSFPLPPPAAPPTSAPPATAPPAGAPAAAFPPQPQPTGGGYGYPPSTQNFPPPPAQPPAQPAYGYPGPMPQQPQSQPAYGYPQPPQQPQHQPYPAGPMGPAVPAPPAYGYPQQPPGPVPDPNFVLPPQGPQFQHR, encoded by the coding sequence ATGACGCACGCGATGCTGAAAGGGTCGAACGTACCCCTCGACGCCACGGCGGTCCGGGCCGTGGTGCGCTGGACGCCCGGCGCCGGAGTACCCGATGTCGATGCCTCGGCCCTGCTGCTCGCCGCCGACGGCCGCGTGCGTTCCGATGCGGACTTCGTCTTCTACAACCAGCCCCGCCACCCCAGCGGCCTGGTGCGGCACCTGCCGAAGACGCGGCTGACCGACGGCCTGGCCGACACGATCGAGGCGGATCTGTCCGCCCTCGAAGCGTCGGTGGACCGTGTCATGCTCACCGCGTCGGCGGACGGCGGGACCTTTGCCCATGTGCGGGACCTGCGCGTACTGCTCTACGACGCCTCCTCCGGGGAGGACGAGCCGATCGCGGTGTTCGACGTGGTGCCGGAGACGGGCAAGGAGACGGCCCTGATCTGCGGCGAGTTGTACCGGCGTGGTGATCAGTGGAAGTTCCGTGCGCTGGGACAGGGGTATGAGCAGGGGCTGAACGGCCTGGCCACCGAGTTCGGGATCTCGGTGGAGGAGGACGACGCTGCCGCGGCCGCCGATCCCGGCACGGCCGCCTCCACGCCGCCCGCCCCGGCCCCGGCCCCGGCGACTACGGCCGCTTCCGGGCCCCCCGCGCCCGTCCCCGCGCCCACGCCCGCCACCACAGCCGGTGACGCCCCGACGACCGGCGACACAGCACCGGCCGGCAGTGCCGCAGCGGCGAGCGCCCGCGAGGCGGATGCCCCCTCGGCCGTGTCGAACCCCGAGGCCGCCACCCAGCACCTCCCTGACCCGGACCCGTCGCAGACGGCATCGCCTCCAGTTCCGGCCCCGGCCCCCACCGCCGCACCGGCCGCCCAGGCGGAGCCGGACTCCTTCCCCCTGCCCCCGCCCGCCGCCCCGCCGACGAGCGCTCCGCCGGCCACGGCACCACCCGCCGGGGCACCGGCTGCCGCGTTCCCGCCCCAGCCGCAGCCCACCGGTGGTGGCTACGGCTACCCGCCGAGCACCCAGAATTTCCCGCCGCCCCCGGCACAGCCGCCTGCCCAGCCCGCGTACGGGTATCCCGGCCCGATGCCGCAGCAGCCGCAGTCGCAGCCCGCGTACGGCTATCCGCAACCTCCGCAGCAGCCTCAGCACCAGCCGTATCCGGCGGGGCCGATGGGCCCGGCCGTCCCGGCCCCGCCGGCCTATGGCTATCCCCAGCAGCCCCCGGGCCCGGTCCCGGACCCGAATTTCGTCCTGCCGCCACAAGGGCCGCAGTTCCAGCACCGCTGA
- a CDS encoding HpcH/HpaI aldolase/citrate lyase family protein, whose product MRHFGHLAPDIRNALFHKEPVEFTADSPPGTLSAALGATLYSPATRPKLAEDILKQAGRGVVSMVLCLEDSISDADVVAGEENLVRQFTALAGEPGNGADLPLLFIRVRTAAQIPDLVRRLGPAVRLLSGFVLPKFTEERGVPFLEALAGAEADCGRRLFAMPVLESPELLHLESRGETLRGIARTVDKYRDRILALRLGVTDFCSAYGLRRAPDMTAYDVQIVASVIADVVNVLGRADGTGFTVTGPVWEYFRLHERMFKPQLRQSPFLGRAEELRTALIEHDMDGLLREIELDRANGLQGKTCIHPSHVAPVHALSVVSHEEFSDAVDILRPERGAGGVLRSAYTNKMNEIKPHRAWAERTLLRAEAFGVAREGVGFVELLTASLPHT is encoded by the coding sequence ATGCGTCATTTTGGGCACCTTGCGCCCGATATCCGGAACGCTTTGTTCCACAAGGAGCCGGTCGAGTTCACCGCCGACTCCCCGCCCGGCACGCTCTCGGCGGCCCTCGGCGCGACGCTCTACAGTCCTGCCACCCGCCCCAAGCTCGCCGAGGACATCCTCAAGCAGGCCGGTCGCGGCGTGGTGTCCATGGTGCTCTGCCTGGAGGACTCCATCAGCGACGCCGATGTGGTGGCTGGTGAGGAGAACCTCGTACGGCAGTTCACGGCCCTCGCCGGAGAGCCCGGGAACGGTGCGGACCTCCCGCTGCTCTTCATACGGGTCCGCACGGCAGCCCAGATCCCGGACCTGGTACGTCGACTGGGCCCCGCCGTGCGGCTGTTGTCTGGATTCGTACTGCCCAAGTTCACCGAGGAGCGGGGTGTTCCGTTCCTGGAGGCGCTGGCCGGCGCGGAGGCGGACTGCGGGCGGCGGCTGTTCGCGATGCCGGTGCTGGAGTCGCCCGAACTGCTCCATCTGGAGAGCCGCGGCGAAACGCTGCGGGGCATCGCGCGCACCGTGGACAAATACCGTGACCGGATACTGGCCCTGCGCCTCGGCGTCACGGACTTCTGCTCGGCCTACGGCCTGCGCCGGGCCCCCGACATGACCGCGTATGACGTGCAGATCGTCGCGTCCGTGATTGCTGACGTGGTGAACGTGCTCGGCCGGGCGGACGGCACCGGGTTCACGGTCACCGGTCCGGTGTGGGAGTACTTCCGGCTGCACGAGCGGATGTTCAAGCCGCAGCTGCGGCAAAGCCCGTTCCTGGGCCGGGCGGAGGAGCTCCGGACGGCCTTGATCGAGCACGACATGGACGGTCTGCTGCGCGAGATCGAACTCGACCGTGCCAACGGCCTGCAGGGCAAGACCTGCATCCACCCCTCGCACGTGGCGCCGGTGCACGCGCTCTCGGTCGTCAGCCACGAGGAGTTCAGCGACGCCGTGGACATCCTGCGGCCCGAGCGGGGCGCCGGCGGCGTCCTGCGCTCCGCCTACACGAACAAGATGAACGAGATCAAACCGCACCGTGCCTGGGCCGAACGGACTCTCCTGCGGGCCGAGGCGTTCGGTGTGGCCCGCGAGGGCGTCGGCTTCGTGGAACTGCTGACGGCGAGCCTCCCGCACACCTGA
- a CDS encoding HAD family hydrolase, translated as MSTLVASDLDRTLIYSAAALDLAMPDAEAPRLLCVEVYERRPLSYMTETAAELLAELADTTTFVPTTTRTREQYGRIHLPGRAPRFAICANGGHLLVDGESDRDWQRTVTARLTAECATLDEVRAHLLHSADPAWLLKERVAEDLFAYLVVERSLLPQTWVKELAEWAEARGWTVSLQGRKIYAVPKPLTKSAAVAEVARRTGAEQTLAAGDSLLDADLLLAADRGWRPGHGELAAAGWDAQHVTALSECGVAAGEEILRAFTRAAAAPVRSC; from the coding sequence GTGAGCACACTCGTCGCCAGCGACCTGGACCGCACCCTCATCTATTCGGCCGCCGCGCTCGACCTGGCCATGCCCGACGCCGAGGCGCCGCGTCTGCTCTGCGTCGAGGTCTACGAGCGCCGGCCGCTCTCCTACATGACGGAGACGGCGGCGGAACTGCTGGCCGAACTCGCCGACACCACCACATTCGTCCCCACGACCACGCGCACCCGTGAGCAGTACGGACGCATTCACCTCCCGGGCCGCGCCCCACGCTTCGCCATCTGCGCGAACGGCGGCCACCTGCTCGTGGACGGTGAGTCCGACCGCGACTGGCAGCGCACCGTCACTGCGCGGCTCACCGCCGAGTGCGCCACGCTCGACGAGGTCCGCGCGCATCTGCTGCACAGCGCCGATCCGGCCTGGCTGCTCAAGGAGCGCGTCGCCGAGGACCTCTTCGCCTACCTGGTCGTGGAGCGCTCGCTGCTGCCGCAGACCTGGGTCAAGGAACTCGCCGAGTGGGCGGAGGCCCGCGGCTGGACCGTCTCGCTCCAAGGCAGGAAGATCTACGCAGTACCGAAGCCGCTCACCAAGAGCGCTGCCGTGGCGGAAGTGGCCCGGCGAACCGGGGCCGAGCAGACACTCGCCGCCGGCGACTCGTTGCTGGACGCCGACCTGCTGCTGGCGGCGGACCGCGGCTGGCGCCCCGGACACGGGGAGCTGGCGGCTGCCGGGTGGGACGCCCAGCACGTCACCGCACTGAGCGAGTGCGGAGTCGCGGCGGGCGAGGAGATCCTGCGGGCCTTCACCCGCGCCGCCGCTGCCCCGGTCCGTTCCTGCTGA